A window of Branchiostoma floridae strain S238N-H82 chromosome 9, Bfl_VNyyK, whole genome shotgun sequence genomic DNA:
CTCCTCAGATATgctatctgtctatttggtcgatttctactatttttccaaaGCCATATGGTGTCTGACAAAGGGTTGTCTATTGTGTGTATTTGTCACGCTTTTCTTTTCCCCATCAATATTAGTGAACAACTTATTGGTCCCAACCTATCACATATAACTACCACCAACGTCAATATTTTCATGCGTGTCAGGGGCTTTGCTGTTTCGTTGTTttactgtttttgtttcattctacAACATGCCTGTCTTTAATTTGATTACAAAAAAATGATGTCAAGCAGTATAATGAAGGTCAAAACAATAAACGTGTGCAAGACAACGTAAGTTCATGTTAGTATATTTATTGTCTTAATTACAAAAGGTACCTGAAATTAGTTAATTCTATATCTACTCATTCATCAGAAACTATACACATCATTGCAACATAAGGCACTTTGGTGAACACCAAACAATTCACTCAATCAAATAGGTCACAACTTTACAGTAACAGATAGAATTAAAGATTACACGTATCTAACGCCCCATAATCATTTTTCTTACTTACAGACAACATACCAaacacattttacattgtaaatAAAAGTTAGGATTAAAAAGTTCATTATTTTGTACTGAATTCTGTCACTAGTTAAAAAGTGGACATTCATTCCCATTGAAGTGGGATATCCATATTATCTGTACAATATCTGATTATGTAGTATGTATAATGTTAGTAAACTTTTATAAATCAAGCCTAACACTATTAATTCATACTTTACAAGAGCCTTCTTGAGTTTGCCTATCAAATATGTACAATTTAGGCTTTAATATGTTTTCCTATCAAGAAACCGCCGTCATATCTTCACATGAAATAACCAGCTTTCCATGTAACATATTACGTATAATGTAGTACTCACTTAACTTCCAACATTAGATTCTATTCGATAATCAAAACTCAATATAAAAAGTGCACTATAGTACCCCAACACAAGCTTTAAATTGTACCTCTGCAACCACAACTAGCGGTATAGGTAGTACACAGTATATCGCATTACATGTCCCAGTGCCTGGTATGGGCAAGTATCAgaaaaaccaaggagcttttatctgataaaagctccttggaaaaACATCGTAAACGATAGATGCAAAAGATATATGCGAGTAGTACGGatcaacaaatcaaatcaatctgTTTGTTGCTGTGCCGCAATATTGATATGTTTGACTATAGTAAACAAATAATGCTGTATTGTGGTTTAAGAATGTGTTCGTGATTAAATCCGCGCCAGAGGATTGAAGGCCTCCGGAGCGTACTGGTAAGCCTCGTTGTACAGCCCAGTCTCCGCGATCTCCCGCTTGTCCTTAGCCAGGCTAGTGGTGGACTCGCCTGCAGGGAGAAATGAAAAGTAAGTGCTTGCAATCGCCAATAACATCGGATCTTAGCACTAGCTTGGAATTCACAATGAATCCCAGTTTAATTGATAACTATAGTTTACCTACATTCCCCATTTTTCATTGGTACTACAGTtgtttttgacaacaaaaatcTAGGCACTGTTTGCAAAACTGTCTCCCGTAATAcgaactataacgttacatactttGCGAGAACTTGCGAACCATGGATCCGTTGCTGACTGGGGAGCTCCTTGTCCTGTTGGCTCTCATGTGGCTTCGGGTACTCCAAGCTAAGAAAATAATAAACAGTTAAAGTGAATAGACCGATATAGTTTACTAATGACAGTACTGCGCGCTTGAGCGACAAACACATTCAAGCAGTTGAGAAAGGAGGAATCTTGCAGCATTCAACGTGCAAATCACAGCATATCTCCTGATCCAATGTGGTATTCTCCATGCTGTTGCTATCGCTGCTTTGTACAGATAGAGAAGAGGTTTAGAAGACCACCATCACACCAAACTTCAGCAAGACCAAGATGCAAAGTACAGAGAATGATCAGTGCAACTCATCAGCTGCAAGGAGGAAATTCTTCGCAAGGAGGAGCAGCTAGAGCGGCACACCCACAGCACAACCAGAGTTTTTCTACGGGTACCTTCGAACACTGGCCAGGGTGAGTTATTTCGTGAGGAGGGGCAATCCGTGCTCTTCACATCAATGGAGATAGCGGAGGGGCTCCAGACCATTTGTTTTCGTTTTGATGCTGTTTTAACGTATACTGAATAGAACATAAAAGTAAGTTAACGTTTGTACAATTATCCGTATGTGTTTAGCGTACATGTAGTTTCCGTCACCTTCACCGTTGGTTCTAAATACCGAATAAATCAATGGATGAATCAATAAATACATTAAACGTCAATTATCAAACAATAATCATCAAATCTGAATATCTTGCAAAATACGTTTGGCAAACATACGTTTTGGAAACATGACATGTTGTAAAGCTGATAAATTGGCGTACGTACCCAGCTTCTTTTGTCAACTGTACAATATAAACATTGTGATGTTCCCCACTTTGACTTGTAGAAGCGCCCGTACCTGTACTACCCGGTGGCGGGTTGGGACAGCAGGGGATCATCCTCCTCCAGTTGTTCTGCACATCTTTCTTCATCACgcagtggaagatgaagatgaacaGACCTTACGTACGAAGACATAAGACAAACAGGTCATTGATAATGGCAATATACCATTATTTCTCAAAAATTGTATAATCCAAAAGATTTTCGAGTGTAGTTATcacctttgtaaaaaaaaaaactgcccatCTATATGGTGATTTGGGATTTGTACACATTGGCCGATCTTTAAGCTATGATCTCGGGATTATCAAGAGAACATCGGAATCAATATTCTCGAAAATTCATTCAAAGACAAAGCTCGTAGACTCCTCGACTGTTCTATTTTCATGCTTTGTGGCGGGTTAGTATCTGCAAAAGAAATCAGATAGCGACTTTTCGTAACCAGGGAGAAGGACGGTATTGAATCTCTCACCTTGTAGAGAGTTGAAGATAGCAAACAGGTAGTTGATGACGACGTTTGCCTCCCGGATAGCGAAGATAGCCAGTGCCCAGGTCAGGCCCAGCAGTATGGACAGTCCCACAGCACCCTTCAGCTTAGTGGCCGTGTCAGTCTTGGTGGATTTCTGCAGTCACAGTTGGAAAGAAATTTAAGAGAGTACACTGCAACATGAGCCGAACCTGGTCGTATCGTTCATTATTTTATATGACTTGCATATCATACAGAAACAAGAGCAGAGCCTCGACTGGGCTTATACAATATATAATGGGGAACCTCTGTTTTATGCACATCGGACGGAGGTCTCCACTTTCTCgcctcaaccaatcagagaatgggGTTTACCTAAAGAAACCATTGAGGTGATTCTATGATTGGCTCACAGCTTGATAGAGGCTACACCTACACATGTGGAAAACTTAGCCCGGTTTATAAGGGCTAGAAGGAATTACTATTGCATTTGCCCGTAGGCGAGGCTTTGTGTAGGATAATTGGTTTAAGATGAAGTACTGTCACCTTAAGTTTCTTCTGGTCCTCTAGCCCCACGATGGTGCGGATCACCATGGTGAAGATGATGAAGTTCACGATGATGATGAACAGCGCGGGCGCGAGGAACGCTCCCAGGAAGGCATAGCGGGACAGCCAGCAACTACACAATGATACATGTGAACTTATTGTCTCatttgattattattattataaaaaatAATTTGATTGTTGTATTAAAAAAGATGTGTATATCTACTGTGGATTGTATAGCATTAGTTTCTTATGATGAAGATGCTACCAATTGATATCTAACACATGTAATGTAGTACAAGTATGAAATTAAACCCAACGAATGTGTGAGGAAGTTCATTCTATACTTACATGCCCTCATACGGTCCGTAGCTTTTGTGGTCGATACCCAGGgtgatgccaacaacaacagcaggaaTTCCTATATGTGATACCATGGAAGGAAATCAAACAAATGATATGAAATAATCCCAAATTAAgtttaaacaatatttttcCAAACTTGTCAGGTATCATTCGTATCTATATATCAGGTACTCAGGTAACTTTTCATAGAATCCTACAAACATACCCCATCCAGCGAGTGCCAGCTTGAACATGAAACGTTTGTAGTAGGTGTTGAAGACCTTGACCAGAGCGATGTACATGTTCAGGGCCTCCAGACCCATCCACATCATGGCGGCCAGTAGGAAGTAGTGCATCAGTACTGTTGAAGGTGGGCGGTAAAAAACACAATCAATCTAAAGGTTCAAACCATTGGCTCGATTACATACGTCGTACAATCACGGTACTATCAGAAACGGAAGGCACTACTGGAATAACTGTACGTGTGTCGTACGacattcagctgtcttgttaagTAAAAGACTGTCTTAGATCATTGTTGGTAGTCCATGCTGCCACAATCAGCATGAAAATTCTGCAACATAAAAAAACGTACGACGGTCTACGTCGATTGTAATTGCCCCGTCACCTTAAACTTGATAGGGTATGGCAGCGAATAATTTAAGATGAATTGCATAATGACCAAATGAAGAAGAGCTacaaatgatacaatgaatcgtGTTTCAGTAATAAGCAATATGTAGTGTAGCTTAGATTTTGTAGATATCCAAATAGTggactgtatatactgtactgtTTTAGTGTATATGTCTTGATATAAAGGGTAAAACGTAACTGACCTGCGAAGCTCATACAGAGCTCGTCTATCCCCAAGTCGTGTATAGATGTGAGGCTGACGAACAGCGCGTTCACCATGAACAGGGCCACACACAGGTTTATCAGGATCTTGGTAGGAGTCTCCCGGCGGACTTTCCTGtaataaaaacagaaattcGACAATGAAATTTTTACAAATGTGCAACTATGTTTATCTGTGTTACACAATTGTCTTGCAGGGCTTATTGACATCGAGCGACCGGGCAGGCAGTTCAATAACATCCAGATCAGTCTGTTATGAAGTTCAGCATTTGTGTTGTTTCTTTGAAACAGACGAGGACAAtttggcactgcactcaagttagttaCTTATTTTAACATACAAAGTGCACACAGAAGCTAAAGGTCGTCTGGcctccccgaccgaagccaggtacccatttgttCACCTGGGCAAAGCGAGGAAGGTTGTGTTAAGTCCCTTTCCCAAGGCACGAATTTTCGACATCGGGGCACAGAGCTGAACACTCTACCATTTatgccacacacgacgccaatCATTTACATCTGTCATGTGGTAATACAAAATGCTGTCTTGTTTATCTCATGGGAATACCGAAGACGTACTTGAACATCCCGAAGGTGAGAAGGCTGAGGAAGATGCCGATGAGAGACACGCCACAGCCGATATAGGAGATGACTGACAGCGCCGTCTGGTGACCCTTGGACACCCGTGCAGAGGTACCGTACACATCCTGATGGAGGAGAGACAATGACGTTACTTACATTAAAGAAACGTAAAGTTGGGTTGGACTTTTCTTTAGGCAACACTAATAATCTTTGGACTTAAGACAAACATTTAACTTCAAACATAGCATTATGAGGCAGAGGTCTGGAAGGAAAACCAGAGTAAGGCTTAAGACTTTTAAATAACTACGTCTCTCAAGCTGCAGTTAGTTATATCaaggtcaaggaggttaaaaaaccaAGTTATTTTTAAAAAGACTATGAACAAAGACTACTGCTCATGAAtatataaaatgaaatgaaagacgGAATGAATATAACGATATTTGCGCAAGCTGGTGAAAACATACGTATGAGCATGAATAAAATGATACATGAACAAACTATCCATGGTACAACGTTTGAAGTTTCTGAAGGCTTCTGATCCCTACCATGAGTAGTGCAAAGTTGGTGAGATGATCACAGTAACAGTCCGTCTGTCCGTTCTCCGTCACGTCCACCCAGCAGCCTTCAGACGACCAGCCGCCCATCCCACCGTTAGTCTGCATGTCCCACCACACACACTCCGGGTTGTCTCCATGCTGGGGAAAACAACAAACGAATGTACCCGTGGTTAAGAATAGCCTGAAAATCATACTTATCTGCAGTTCGCTTCCAGCGGGTGCTAACAGGTTAATATCAACAAGGTAGCGAATGTTGGGGGCGGACCAATGCCAACAAGAATGTATTTCAAGCTAGGCGAACGATACATGATATCATTTATCTGTATAACAAAAGACACTGCGGCACGAAACTGGGCCTAATCTATAACCTCTATGATGCATGTATAATGACTCCGACGCTGACGCTCCCCTTCCCCATGAAATATCTCTAGTTTACGGAAGCACAAATCCTGTATGTACACAGACCTGTGTTTTCTTATATCAACCAAGCTTATGCTCAATCGGTAGTTTTGATTACAGTGTAAGCTTTGCCATAAAAGAACAAGTGAGAGATCATAAAACAGGCACAATCATGGCAAACAAGCCATTATAAAGCAGCAGATACCTAGTAGGTTTGCATCATAGGCTAGAGGATGGCAACATACCTGGACATGTGTGAAGACCAGTTTGACCGGGTCGGAGAGGTCCTTCAGCTCGAGGTGTCCGACTGTTGCCGAGATGATCCGACTGTTGAGTCGGTCTCCATCGATAACCGGCTCTTCTACCGAGTTGTGCACCAGCTGAGACACCTTGGCGGCACGCTCTAATATCTAACGGCAGAGAAAACAATGTGATTTCTAGATGGTTACCTCAAATCTTAGTCACTATGTACTATGTACTCTGGAGAGGCACCAGCGCTGCTTAATGATTTCTTCcctaaacaaaatacaaagagATGCGGAGGGTGACACGCCAGTTTACATCCCAGCATGCGCACAAGAACACTCTTAATATCCCTGGCTCTCACACTGTCAGACATAGGAGaactttccttccaacaacAGTAAGACTATGAAACAAACTACCAGAGAAAAAATAGATACCATTAGAGACAGAAATTCAAATGGGAAGTTAATTCTTTCTTCAATGTATACTGACAGCGTTCTGTCTACCATCGGCAGTCCTAATGCTGTATGCAAGTTCATATGGATAATAAAATTACAACATGCCTATCAACTTAGACAAGTAGAATACACGGCGAAAGTTAGAAGTTTTAGGAATGTAGAATGGTATGCATGCAGATTCGTGATGTTATGTAATATTTATTCATACTAATTTCCTTTATTGCAGTGCATGCTACTAACCTGGAATATTTTTCCATGCGGATATATTGCGAACTGCATCCTGGTCTCGCCCATTGCCCTGGCGTACTGCACAAGGGATGCTGGGAATTCGAAAGACGCCGTGATGTCATCAATTTCCTCCGCACCAGGGACCGTCTCCTGGATTTTAACCTGTAGATATGTTTGAGAACGCAAAGAATCAAGACATGGTGTCCTTGTGCTAGATATTTTCCTTGGCACATTGCTTCAAAATCTTGACACACCGCGCTTTGCAAGTATTAAGTCTTGTTTGAATTAATGATGTCTAGTCTTGTTTGATGTCTACAAATACTTTTGATGTGGTAAAATCACAAAGTCTGGGGATTCTTGGGATAGTCTTGCATCTGTCTTGCAAAATGCACCTGTCCTTATTACCAAAGACGCTAAGATCGTCGTGAATAGTTGGTTCTATCACATCCTGCTTACTAGTAACAAGTCTACAGCGCCGAATCTTACGCGGACGTACGGCAAAGATGACCGCGCCGTAACAGGTAAAACGTACCCGTCCCTGAGACAGCGTTGCCGTCATATTGGCGCCTATCTCGGAGAAGCGCAGCCCGTTGACGTCATCAGGCGCCGTGAGGTTCAGCACGAGGATGCCGACGTGTTCCGAGACTGCCCGAAACACTTCCGACTGGAAGTTCACCTTCATGGACAGGGCGCCCACAGCGTCAAGCATTCTGGAATCAAGACGAAAACATTTTGAGGACACACAATACAAAACTTACTCAAATATCTCGATTGACtcttgtcactgacgaaagatagtggataccgAAAACGTCTTGACGTTCTCAGAGTCTATCCACACGATTATTTGAGCAGCTGTTGtattacatgtgtgtgtgtatttcatTGCATGGATAACTATCCTTCAATGACCTTTCTTTAGGACGGAACAGTGAGTGAACTTTCATTGGTTTTGCCTACGACTACCCACTCTTTGTTTTTAGGTCTAAATAAACGTTTTGTATAAAGAAATAACCAATATTTGCAAAACAAGTGTTAACTATGCTTGAAACTTACTTTTTCGTCGAGTTGAATTTGAGCTCCGCCTCAAACAGACTGCTCTCCATGGCGACTAACAGGTTACTGACGGTCTTGATGCCGTTAGCGGACGCCTCCTCACTCAGCTCGTCCAGCGACACGATCCCGGACAGCGTGTCCACGGCGTTCTCTATCTCCCGCGGGCTGAACTCAACCGCCTGCTCCGTCAGAGAGGACAGACGGGCCGAGAGCTGGTCTACGTTTTCTGGGTGTAAAACGAGGATTTTGACTAGGATTAGTACGCTTATTCCTAACGATAAGTCAGTATCTTAGTTATTTTTGTTTTACACGTTCCAATGTTCTTTTTCTACTCTTACCTCTCATTGTAATAACAGGCCTATCAGGCACACCTCCTTCACTATAAAAGGTCATGTGCAGGTCACCGGCAAAAGCCTGTTTACCTGCTCAACgaaaaatcgacaggagaatcggCAATAATCCGACCTCTTATTCCAATCTGTTTTTCTCATTTCCAGCGAATTATTCATACATTACAATTATTATTAACCTGATTGAATCGCAATGCGATAGTCACACAGTCCAGGACAGTGGGGTTTAATGTACATTACTCGCGCTCACTCACTCGTCTTCTTTTGCACGTGGTGCATTTACTTTTTTTGTCGTTTAAAGAAATCGTAAACAGGTTCCatatatgttttcctttgttagCTATTCTTTGAATGGCATACACATTTATGATTATCCATACCTATGGTAGGTTGAAACATCACCAAGTCCTCCAACAGAATGACTGAAGGAACGGTCACCCCGGGGGTGGGGAACTGTCGGTTGTCAGGGGACGGGGTGTGTTCTGCACACGGACCCTCCATGTGGTGATCGTCTGGTTGGGTTGTCGGGACATCAGCGTCCGTCGTCATTTCCGGTTCCGTTGGCATAACCGTTGTAGTGGAGGCATGTGTGGTTGTAGCTGGCGCTGTAGTGGTAGGagtgatgttttctgttgtaGGTAATGTTGTAGAAGACGTCACAGTAGTTGTCCTTGTTGTAGTCTTTTCCTGTTCACAGAATTAGGCCAAaatgaatcatcatcatcatcatcatcatcatcatcatcatcatcatcatcatcatcatagaaaCATTTATATTAAGCAGTTAAGTAAAATTAAGCTACCGACAAATGCAGGATCAACGAGAATAGACAAAAATGCAGTGTCATTTCGAATAAGAATGTTTCTGATAAAGTTTGGCTTTCCACCAACCTGTTGAGTGGTTTGGACAGCATCCGGGGCATCTGTCGACGCCTGCGCAGTGGGTAGTCTGATGGTGGTGGTAGAGGTGGTGGGTAAGGGGGTGGGAGGCGCACCTGTGGTGAAGTCCGGGTGGTACGGACAGTCATAGATGACTGGTGCTTCCCACTCGGGACCACTAGATGAGTCCTTCGAGCTGCAGGTAAGTTAGAAAATCGCTTTAGCTATTAGCTCAAGAAATAATACACCATACTCGTACTTCTGTTATATCGCGTGTGAGCAAGTTTcagtgtgtatttgtttgtgtatgtgtcagTGCCGTTGCCAGTGCGCGAGTGTGAATGAgtgcgtgcgtgagtgagtgtgtgtgcatgcgtttgtgagtgagtgagtagttAGAGGGCGAGTGcgcaagtgagtgagtgagtgagtgagtgatcattAGTACATATAAGATAACAACAAGTGGTAGATGCCCATTAATAATCAATTCTAAgtactgtacaaaatatatgtttcaCCAGTATCTGGAAGCCATCTTATGGGTCAGTCCGTTGATCGTGTGTGGACAGTCCAGCTCGGCGGTGTGGTTGGGCTGGGTGGCCGGCCAGGAGAACACACCGCGCGTGGTGGTCAGGTTCTCAGCTGGACACAGATCTGGAATCGGGTGAAGAAATTAAGTTATATGTTTGTGAAGCCATAACATGTGCAAGGTAGACGTACTTATTCTCCAAACTTGTAAAAGTGCACATAATGAAATAGCTCTaatgtattgaaaatgtaaagGAATGCatgggtaatctccaagcagatcctacggtagcataagatagtatcaaaagctggagGAGGAGTGAAGCCGCTCTGAGACCTGATTGCGAAACACGTTAGCAAAACTAGTCAAATGGTCACAAGTGCTCTAGCCCATTTTACGAGGCTGctttgaaaatgtacaaacaagcTTAACTTACCATAGGCACAGATGTAGCGAAAACGATCATTGCATTGTTGGTCATCCAACACGCAGGTGCCGTCTTCTCGGCATCTACAAcggaaaacaaaaatacaatgatGAGAGAGTTTTGTCACACTTTTAGAAGCAAAAAATCTAGAAACAGAATAGAATGTTCACTGTTGTGCGAAGTGCCAAGAAATCATTACATTTtagacatgtatgtatatgcatTGTTACCTGATGGTAGAGCAGTCC
This region includes:
- the LOC118422941 gene encoding adhesion G-protein coupled receptor G2-like isoform X2, with product MWIERTPRTWLGSLVVLLFLWKTATGCLEACICAQPQPGQYITNCQGRSLSEIPDGIPDNTVTLGLGMNRLTSVPGGIFSHLTNMRAIYLQQNMITSIEDGAFEGLINCEVLFLHDNNITHISANTFIGLDSLSRLTLHENMIYSIDQGAFNFPLLSEITLSSNHLVCDCSLGWFQDWSLNVSDKVRLDKITCASPTSLAGEELTAISRDSFVCPWHCDAQGQACYRFFQDLKTLEEANATCAVNGSHLATLYSNATMLFFQEIVLNDIDIYDAPYWIDANDRDTEGTWVDANNNELMFAPWATGQPDSAAGEEDCSTIRCREDGTCVLDDQQCNDRFRYICAYDLCPAENLTTTRGVFSWPATQPNHTAELDCPHTINGLTHKMASRYCSKDSSSGPEWEAPVIYDCPYHPDFTTGAPPTPLPTTSTTTIRLPTAQASTDAPDAVQTTQQEKTTTRTTTVTSSTTLPTTENITPTTTAPATTTHASTTTVMPTEPEMTTDADVPTTQPDDHHMEGPCAEHTPSPDNRQFPTPGVTVPSVILLEDLVMFQPTIENVDQLSARLSSLTEQAVEFSPREIENAVDTLSGIVSLDELSEEASANGIKTVSNLLVAMESSLFEAELKFNSTKKMLDAVGALSMKVNFQSEVFRAVSEHVGILVLNLTAPDDVNGLRFSEIGANMTATLSQGRVKIQETVPGAEEIDDITASFEFPASLVQYARAMGETRMQFAIYPHGKIFQILERAAKVSQLVHNSVEEPVIDGDRLNSRIISATVGHLELKDLSDPVKLVFTHVQHGDNPECVWWDMQTNGGMGGWSSEGCWVDVTENGQTDCYCDHLTNFALLMDVYGTSARVSKGHQTALSVISYIGCGVSLIGIFLSLLTFGMFKKVRRETPTKILINLCVALFMVNALFVSLTSIHDLGIDELCMSFAVLMHYFLLAAMMWMGLEALNMYIALVKVFNTYYKRFMFKLALAGWGIPAVVVGITLGIDHKSYGPYEGICWLSRYAFLGAFLAPALFIIIVNFIIFTMVIRTIVGLEDQKKLKKSTKTDTATKLKGAVGLSILLGLTWALAIFAIREANVVINYLFAIFNSLQGLFIFIFHCVMKKDVQNNWRRMIPCCPNPPPGSTAWSTRSHMRANRTRSSPVSNGSMVRKFSQSESTTSLAKDKREIAETGLYNEAYQYAPEAFNPLARI
- the LOC118422941 gene encoding adhesion G-protein coupled receptor G2-like isoform X1, whose amino-acid sequence is MWIERTPRTWLGSLVVLLFLWKTATGCLEACICAQPQPGQYITNCQGRSLSEIPDGIPDNTVTLGLGMNRLTSVPGGIFSHLTNMRAIYLQQNMITSIEDGAFEGLINCEVLFLHDNNITHISANTFIGLDSLSRLTLHENMIYSIDQGAFNFPLLSEITLSSNHLVCDCSLGWFQDWSLNVSDKVRLDKITCASPTSLAGEELTAISRDSFVCPWHCDAQGQACYRFFQDLKTLEEANATCAVNGSHLATLYSNATMLFFQEIVLNDIDIYDAPYWIDANDRDTEGTWVDANNNELMFAPWATGQPDSAAGEEDCSTIRCREDGTCVLDDQQCNDRFRYICAYDLCPAENLTTTRGVFSWPATQPNHTAELDCPHTINGLTHKMASRYCSKDSSSGPEWEAPVIYDCPYHPDFTTGAPPTPLPTTSTTTIRLPTAQASTDAPDAVQTTQQEKTTTRTTTVTSSTTLPTTENITPTTTAPATTTHASTTTVMPTEPEMTTDADVPTTQPDDHHMEGPCAEHTPSPDNRQFPTPGVTVPSVILLEDLVMFQPTIENVDQLSARLSSLTEQAVEFSPREIENAVDTLSGIVSLDELSEEASANGIKTVSNLLVAMESSLFEAELKFNSTKKMLDAVGALSMKVNFQSEVFRAVSEHVGILVLNLTAPDDVNGLRFSEIGANMTATLSQGRVKIQETVPGAEEIDDITASFEFPASLVQYARAMGETRMQFAIYPHGKIFQILERAAKVSQLVHNSVEEPVIDGDRLNSRIISATVGHLELKDLSDPVKLVFTHVQHGDNPECVWWDMQTNGGMGGWSSEGCWVDVTENGQTDCYCDHLTNFALLMDVYGTSARVSKGHQTALSVISYIGCGVSLIGIFLSLLTFGMFKKVRRETPTKILINLCVALFMVNALFVSLTSIHDLGIDELCMSFAVLMHYFLLAAMMWMGLEALNMYIALVKVFNTYYKRFMFKLALAGWGIPAVVVGITLGIDHKSYGPYEGICWLSRYAFLGAFLAPALFIIIVNFIIFTMVIRTIVGLEDQKKLKKSTKTDTATKLKGAVGLSILLGLTWALAIFAIREANVVINYLFAIFNSLQGLFIFIFHCVMKKDVQNNWRRMIPCCPNPPPGSTVYVKTASKRKQMVWSPSAISIDVKSTDCPSSRNNSPWPVFEAWSTRSHMRANRTRSSPVSNGSMVRKFSQSESTTSLAKDKREIAETGLYNEAYQYAPEAFNPLARI